A window of Malania oleifera isolate guangnan ecotype guangnan chromosome 2, ASM2987363v1, whole genome shotgun sequence genomic DNA:
ggaaagGTTGAAAGTAAACACCAGCACTTATTAAACATTGCCCGTGCCTTAAGAATTTAGTCCAACCTCCCTCTCTTGTATTGGACAGATTGCATCCTTACAGCTGCTTACATTATTAATCGCATTCGTAGTCCATTACTTTCAAATAAAACACCATTTGAGCTATTGTTTAACAAGCTTCCCACATACTCTCACATGAAAGTATTTGGGTGCCTTTGTTTTGCTTCCATCATCTCCCAAAATCGCCACAAATTTGATCCAAGAGGTCGACATTGTGTTTTCCTCGGTTATCCCTTTGGTATAAAAGGCTACAAATTACTTGATCTCAATACCAAGTCTGTTTTCATATCTAGGGATGTTACATTCCATGAACACATCTTTCCCTTGCATCAACTAACTACTCCTACATCCCCTCCTCTATCTTTATCTTTACCCTCTCCTTATCCCATACAATCTGCCTCATTACatcctcctccttctccttctccttccttAATTCCTCCCAACTCCACATTAGACAATTCCTCCCTACCTTCCTCACTTATCTCACCCCTTCCCATTTCTCCCCTTCCCAATTTACCTGCCGCATTATCACCACATATTCCTTCACCTTCCACAGATTCTCCTCCTTTAATCAACCCTACTATTCCAGCACCTCCCCTCCTTCGCAGATCCACTTGTGCCAGAACAGCTCCTCATTATTTACATGACTTTCATTGTCAATAGGCCAGCTCCATTTCATCTAACCAATTATTGGACATGGCTGCCCCTCACCCCGGTATTTCTTTTCCTCTATCTTCTTCTATTTCTTATGCACGTTTATCACCTTCTTTTGCTTTATTTTCTTCTACCATTTCTTCACAACAAGACCCCCAATCTTTCAATCAAGCTGCCAAGGGCCCTGATTAGTGCATAGCAATGAAAACTGAAACTGCAGCCTTAGAATTCAACAACACGTAGGTCCTTACAGATTTACCTCTTAGGAAATCTCCAATTGATTGCAAATATGTGTATAAAAGCAAATACAATTCTGATGGTACTCTTGAAAGGAAGAAAGCATGCTTAGTTGCTCGTGGTTTTAGTTAGCAAGAGGGTGTGGATTATCATGAAACCTTTTCTCCCATTGCCAAAATTGTTACAGTTCGCACTCTGCTTGCCTTGGCTGCCATTAAAGGGTGGCATTTGCAGTAGTTTGATGTTAACAATGCTTTCATTCATGGTGATTTACATGAAGAAATATATATGAAGAAGCCCCCAGGATACACTAAAGGTCACCCAAGCCAGGTTTGCCGACTCCTCAAAAGTCTTTATGGCTTTAAATAGGCCTCATGACAATGGTATGATAAATTTTCTCAATATTTAATTAGTTTTGGTTTCCAATAATCCAAGGCTGATTATAGCCTTTTTACTTGTCTAACTGCTACTAGTTTCACAACTCTTCTTGTCTATGTCGATGACATAATTGTTGCTAGCAGCTCCCTTACCTCCATTTCCCTTCTCCGTAATTTTTTAAACAATCATTTCCGTATCAAAGATCTTGGTCCCCTACGGTATTTCTTAGGCATTGAAGTGGCTCGATTACCCGAAGGAATTTTTCTCTGCCCACACAAATACGCATTAGATATTTTAGCTGACACTGGTCATCTTGCTTCCAAACCCTTTAAACTTCCCATGGATTAGAACCACAAATTATCAAAATCCTCTGGTCTCCCTTTGTCTGATCCCACTCCTTATCACCAACTCATTGGCCGTTTGCTTTACCTTACCCTCACCAGACCTGACATTAGCTATCCTATTCAAGTCCTAAGTCAATACATGGATCATCCTTCAACTACTCACCTCACTGCAGCACAAAAAGTGCTTCGCTACCTCAAGCAAGCACATGGCCAAGGCATCCTTTTGTCCGCTGCTTCTATTTAGCTCATTAGTTATTCTGATTCGGACTGGGCTTCTTGCCTATACTCTCGCAGATCTGTAactggtttttgtgtttttctgggACAATCTCTCATCTCTTGGTGGTCAAAGAAGCAAACTATGGTTTCCCGATCCGCTGCTAAGGCTGAATACTGGGCCATGGCCTCCATCTCTACCGAACTCACATAGCTCTAACATTTATTGATTGATCTTTCCCATCTCTCACCCTCAACCAGTTGAGTTATTTTGTGACAATCAAGCTGCTTTACACATTGCTGCGAACCTAGTGTTTCACgaaaggacaaaacacattgaagtgaATTGTCATCTTATTCGGGACAATATACAAGCTAGCACTCTCCGGACTGCTCACGTTTCTACTCAGTTGCAGGTTGCAGATATGTTTACCAAGTCCCTCCCATCTCATTTACTCTACTTACATCTATCCAAGCTAGGAGTAGCTGACATCTACTCTCCATCTTGCgcccgagggggggggggggctattAGAGCAATCCCATGTCCATGCTGCAACTCAGCCCTATCCTACATCAGCTGGGTACACCTCATGTGATGCTAATTCAGGAAATTTACAAAATAGCCCCATCTACAGCTGAAGTGTCTTTGTACCATTTTGTAATTACTCAATTTGTTTTAACTAGTTGTTAGAATATTTTTTGGTTGTTACAATCTGTTTTTACCTTTCCCTGTATAAATAATCAAGATCATGTATAGTTTATACATATAGAAAATTAATACATTTTCAGAGCTTTTCTGCAGTAGTTTTTCCTTTCTCTGTTCTTACACATGCTGCCAACTCACAATACCCAGCCCACATACATGCATGCTTCTTTGCTTCTTGGCCGCTTCTTCAGGTGGTTGGGTTATGCAACGTGTTCTCTTCACATGCAAATACATGACCTGAGTCCAACTTCTTAACGTGCAAGGTCCACTTGCATCATGACTTCTTTATATGGGATTCCTTGATGAAGTTCATGGACAACCCACTTCAATTCCTCACAGCTTTGATTTGGACTCCAGCTCACATACACAACTCACCTTACATGCATGGCCCATGCACACACGGCTTCATGTTAGATTCAAGCCCATGCACACACGACTCTTCAATTTCATGCATGGCTCGGCTtgcaaaaattatcctgcaataattaAACAAAATTCATAAGTTTATGGAAAAAATAGGATAATCACCTTAATATTATCAAATGAGCTTAATGATTAAAATATTTGAcataattaagaatttaattaaaatgGTAACACTTAAtaaatgcatttaaatacttaattacgcaactttgatgcgtaatcaatAATGAAAAGAGGACCCGAAAAACCAGATTCGATTTGTGGATCTGATCCATATAGTTCGACCCAGTGACTCGACCTATTTGACCGGGTTAATTTGTTTGATCCAAGGACTTGCATACCCAAGTCAGATATGGGTCCATTAATATTCCAAGcccatttttgaattttaatcTAATAATGGGCTGAACCCACTCGTTAAAATTGAGCCCATCTGCTTAGTTTAGACCCAAATGTGGACCTAGGTCTAATTTCAATTAAAATCTAACAGAGCTCATACCAAACCGAAATCCAACTCGGCGAGTTAACTCATTAAGTCAATTCGAACTCAGCCCATTGAGTTAAGAGGAGTCCAacaaagaaaaatatattaaaaaaaaacaaaataaaaggaaatcaatgtttggtttgcaagaaataaagaggaaaaggagAAAAATACTTAGCTCAGGTTTCATTTTTATGCGGATCCGAGGAACCCAAGGAGCTCATCTCCATTATAGATTAGATCTGGAAGGAAGAAGTCGTAGTTGATGAGGAAATAGCAAAAAATGAGAAGAAGAAGCAAAATAGAAAAggattgaagaagaagaagaagaagaagaagaagaagaagaaggaaggaaggaggttgagagagagaaatagagacgTGGAGAGGAGCAGATCTGGAGGACCGAATAGGAGAagtgaaaagaagaagaagaagaagaagaagaaaaagaagaaaaagagagagagagagagagagagagagagagtagagagagagagagagagagagagagagagagagagagagagaggagagagagttgcGAAGAGGAGTAGATCTAGAAGATTGAAcaggagaagagaaaagaagaagaagaagaagaagaagaagaagaagaagaaaaggaagaaaaagagaaggaggccgagagagagagagagacggagaggaGCAGATCTGGAGGACCGaacaggagaagaagaagaagaagaaaaagaaaaaagtagaagaagaagacacggagagtgagagagacgcgaggagagagagagagagagagagagagagacagagagagagagagagaagagaatttggtggagaagagagagagagagaagattgagaaatgagagaaaattgaggatttttttttaactatttttatttgttacttgttttattcattattttatttgatattttaaatattttttttgttaattaatgtttaaatttgtttttaattttaaaattggaaaaaatagcagaaaataataaaaaaattagaaaaaatagggaaaattttagaaaattttttttttgaagtcaagaaaaatattttgagttattttggcttcaaattttttaaaaaatggaaaataacatacaaaaaaaaattaaaattttgttttaaaaatcttagaaaatttttataaaaaaaattgaatttttttaagaaaatttttacAAGGATTTTGAAAATCTAGGAATGTTTTCAAGGATactttttatgattttatttatttttatgtgagCGTATCTTGATGATTTCTATAAGGATAAAGAGGTATTTCATACCTCACCTATATTAGCTCTAAggaggtttatctaataagatctccTCATTTGGAAGTcctattagacattcctaaatcgtactttaatttttatttttttaaaatttatttatttatttattttaaaggagtGAATTAAAGACCAACAAATTCATTTGAGGATAATTCATAactaattaggtaccgtttgtagaatagatgtgtagggggtgctaatacattTCTCTCGCATAATCGAACTCCAAATCATGGTTCTGGTAAAATAGACTGAAACTACTGATTCCTTGGCTTAAGAATAGTTTAGAGACTAATCAATAAATAGTAAATAGATGTTCTAACTGCACAAAGGTAGATATTAGGTTAGTAGTGACtttattcaaatttcaatatctatCATCCTACGCCATTCCGAACCCTTTCTTCGAAACGTTGCGACATGACCTATACTAGAGTATGGCGATCCCCATTCATTTTGAACTATGAACTCCAATATGACTAGTAAATGCTTGTAACAGCATGCCTTTGTGGCGCTTCTCTAATGCAGGAAAATTTTACAGAATTGAGATTTTGGTGCAATTCAGCTGATTTCTACCGGGTAGCATTGTGTTTCCTGCAATTCCCATCCATCCTGGGCCTTTTTTACCTAAAAAGGTCATTTCACCGGTGTCCTAAAAAACACTAGCCTGCCAAAGCATTTTTTTTTGGTGACAGATGGCATGCATCACGTGACGATACCTTTATTTAAAAAACAATGGAGGTCatgtcttttatttaaaaaatgctaGACAATTCAACGTTTGGGAACgtattaaatagaaaaataaagtttACTTGaacttttcttaaatatttttaaataaaataaaactaaataccaaaaaaaaaaaaaaaaaaaacactctagAAACTCTCCCCTTCTGACTTTTTGAAGAAGGTGGCTTTGCTTGGAATCCTCCAAAACCCGACAAGCAGCAGCCCTATCCTATCCTCCGTAGTCCACGCCCCTTTTTTTAAAGCGAGGATTTTCTCAACAAAGCCGAGGTTCCAACAGGAATGGCCAGCAGCAATGAAAAACAGAGCAGGAGTCCAATTTCGTAATTCCCCAATTCCGAAGCAAGAAAAATGCCTTCAAGAATCCTGTGGAACCCAACAGGAGAGGGCCATCAAGATCCGGCCTTTCCATCCCTGCAGCACCCAATTGCCATCTTCATCTaccaaaaaatcatttttgtagcCAGATTTCACCTTAGCCCTCATTGTGTTCATAAGTTCCCTATCCAATGGGAGCTGCCTGAACCCAGCCCTCGTATTCCGGACCTTCCATTGCTTGTACGTCTCGGGCCTCAAAATCCTTGTCGAACCCTCACAGGCTGTGATATTGATAGCCTCCCGCCCAAAAAACTCTTTCTCAAACATCAACCTCTCTTGACTTTCCTGGGTATAGTTAGCATCCATCATATCAAATAATGCTGAATAGTGGAAGAGTGCCTCTCGAAACCGAGTGACAAAGAAAGAGGCATTGTAGGACCCATTATAAACACCGTGGATGAATATATTGGGATTTATCTTCCGGATTAAGTTTAGAACAGCATTCCTTGGACTATGCAACGCAACTGTCTCGTCAAACACAGTCTCAAGTCGAAACAAGCAATTTACAACAACGACTTCATTTCTGTCAATCTTGAAGTCTGAAGTTCGAATGGTTTCCCATTTCTTTGCTATGGCATTGTACTCAAATGGAACATTAAAGCGATCGCAATACCTTGCCAGACGACGCCCTGTTTCCTCAACTTTTCTTGCTGGGCGGAAACCAGGTTCGGGAAACTCTATGCCTGTAATCCGAAGCTTGGGAGGTCTACCAACCCGGGACAAGAGATCCTGGATAAACATGGGCCATTGGTAACCATGTAGGATGCCAAAATCTATAACATGAAGCACCCTTCTTCTTTCAGCTAAATTCAAAATATGGTGGTTCGCAAAATAAAAACTGATCCTTCTGAATGGGCAGACTGAAACAAAATACTGGTAAGCTTTCAACATATCGACAGCTGATGGTCTCTTGGAAGACAAGGCAGCACAAATTTGAGCCCCGGTGCCACACAAGCGTGCCTCAAGGCCATTGGCAAAATAATGGGCAGACCTTTGAGACCCATCTCCATAAGGAGAAGAGTGCTGCCTGATCTGCTTTAGCTTTTCCTCAGCAGCCTCCCAATCATCAGCAGTGATATATTGTGCACAATGAATGAGAAGAGTCCTCAAATCCACTGCATTTTTATTTCCATCTCTCTTTGCACGACCCTTCCCAATGTTAAAGCTGCATTGCTTTTGCTGCCCATTCTGCTGTAGCAACTCACCTGCACCATTATGCAAATTTTCATGAGCATTGCACTCTATAGGCTTCTTATTTCCATCAGGAAAGAGAAAAACCTTATCAAGCATTTCCGATAACTCGTCCTCTTCCCCGCAAACCGCCAATTGCTTACTACTCCTTTCTTCTTGTGTATCCATATCTATACTCTCCCTGTGATGTTTCTTCTTTCCATTCACACTGTTAAGCAAATTTTCCTCACCTTTCTCTGCCTCTGCATCAGTAACAGGACAATTTTCATACGGAAGGAATTTACTAGCTTCCTCTAGTCCTTTTCTAAAATGCAGTATGGACTCGCATCTGCCAAAAGTACTGGGAAGAAGTGTACTCACTGGTGAATCTGTCAACCCATCATATCTCACCCTGGAGCTGAAGGGCATTTGAAAAGTGGACTGAGAAACAGAGTCACTAGTAGCGTCACTGCCGCTAAAACCGTTGTCGGATGAAAAAGTATGAGGGATGCAGAGAGGGGTTTTGCTGGGTGAGAGAGGATATTTCTTACCCAGAACTTCGTAGAATGATTTTTCAGCAGCTTGCAGAACTAATGGGTCAAGGAACATGCACGATTGCTGCTCCACGTTGTCTTCCATAAGCATTTGCCCTATGTACTGTATAGTCTGGAAAATACTACCAGAACAGCCACCGCTGTCGGAAGAATCAACCTCCGGATTCACAAGCGAAGGCCGAGCCATGAAGTTGAGCTACAAATAGTTGTTTTTGAAGTTGAATCCGTTAACTGGGTTAAACGATTTGAAGCTTGATTTCGCTACTGTTTTTGGATTCGCAGAAAATGTTAATGGGTGAACCCGCAACCGTCAACACAGCAAACCCAATTGAAGCATCCCCGAGAATTTGATTGCAATCCAGAAATTTTTGAATCCAAAATCTTGTAAGAAAAGTAGAAAGGAGGAAGAATCGGGAGTGAggtaagaaaaggaagaagaagcacTGGCAACAAAATTAATCATAGCAGGAAACGAAGAAGAGGATAACGCAGCGTTTGCGAACGGGTCATGATCTAATGGGTCACTCATAATCCGCCCGGTTAAAATGGGTTCGGGTCTTTCAAAGTTAATTCGTATATAAACGGGATTAACTCGTGACCCACCCATTTCTAAATGGGTCAACTCGGATTCAGGTCGGGTGACCCATTTATTTACAAATATATACCTATTTTACAAGAAACTCTAATCTATCTTATAGTTTAGAGATTCTTACATGATAGAAatgatgtgatcccaagaggaggtgaattgagatttaatttttttttactaatttaaacatttgttaattcaccatatatcatatcccattcaaaataaaagtgtgtatgtaaaatgaacAAGTAAAGAATGTGAATAGACAGGTGTGAAGCGTATcgcatttaaattaaatgtgtgtatgcaaataattataataataaataaacaagtatatacatgaaaattaaagtgcagtaaataaatgagataaagagggAGAGACACGATTTGTTATCAAagttcgaccaaaccagcctatgtccccgccttgggcaaacccccaAGTATTctactaacttgctcacttaaacaggcggaGTAAAAGCCATTTACACTTCACCTTATGGGGCGGAGTCTTCCCAACTCAATTATAGGGTTGAGCAACAATCGGTTCTCTTTACGAGGCAGagtcacctcagctcaattaccaagttgagccaaactagtttctccttatggggcggagtctccccaacttaattacaaggttgagccacAACAAGTTCTCCTTATGAGGTGGAGACATCTTAGTTTACTTTTCGGACGGAACCaaaactctccttacggggcgaagtCTCCGTAGCTCACCTAATCAAGCTAGAGCCACATCGGTACACCTTACCGGACGGTGTATTCCTctttaggccacgcttggaatacaaagataataaattttgtgtacaaataaaatgcttttgaaaaataagtaGGGATGTACACGTTGAAACTCTAATATgtactctctaatgatatgaaataagttTAGTAGAGTAAGATgctattttctcaaaaatattttttgcaatttttgactgagatatatatgataaaagtTTCAGAGATTCGACCGtaataaatatttttccaaaatatttttcaatgaaaagtgtaggagaatctagggtttgctttcgaatgatttttgcaaatataagatTTATATATGAAAGCTCAAATGTCATAAGGCTTTTCTAGTACCATATATATGAGTGTAAATATGTGCTTAAGCCTTTCAAAATCAACCCAAGAGTATTTTGTAAAATAAGAGATAGAAAGTAGAATAGTTTAAATATACtcttgtttttgaaaggatgagtagaAATCAATTTTTATGCAATGAAGGCTCCTTTAAATAATCTAAGCTCAAAGAAAAATGTTTTCTCCaatgaatattttcaaaaacaaggTATAGGAGAAAAACTCTATTTGatgcacttaaaaaaaaaaaatatttgtattgaaatgATGGAGTGGagcttttgattttgatttaaaacgcccaaaatatttgagagaattatTGGCTAATCAAAAGCTATTAATTGAAGTTATgaatgggctatttatagattttcttaAAATCTGACCGTTTAGGGGCACACTCGtcattttaaaattgtttaataaaaaaattaagcatGTTTAGCATTGGAATTTCAAGCAac
This region includes:
- the LOC131148042 gene encoding scarecrow-like protein 14, producing MARPSLVNPEVDSSDSGGCSGSIFQTIQYIGQMLMEDNVEQQSCMFLDPLVLQAAEKSFYEVLGKKYPLSPSKTPLCIPHTFSSDNGFSGSDATSDSVSQSTFQMPFSSRVRYDGLTDSPVSTLLPSTFGRCESILHFRKGLEEASKFLPYENCPVTDAEAEKGEENLLNSVNGKKKHHRESIDMDTQEERSSKQLAVCGEEDELSEMLDKVFLFPDGNKKPIECNAHENLHNGAGELLQQNGQQKQCSFNIGKGRAKRDGNKNAVDLRTLLIHCAQYITADDWEAAEEKLKQIRQHSSPYGDGSQRSAHYFANGLEARLCGTGAQICAALSSKRPSAVDMLKAYQYFVSVCPFRRISFYFANHHILNLAERRRVLHVIDFGILHGYQWPMFIQDLLSRVGRPPKLRITGIEFPEPGFRPARKVEETGRRLARYCDRFNVPFEYNAIAKKWETIRTSDFKIDRNEVVVVNCLFRLETVFDETVALHSPRNAVLNLIRKINPNIFIHGVYNGSYNASFFVTRFREALFHYSALFDMMDANYTQESQERLMFEKEFFGREAINITACEGSTRILRPETYKQWKVRNTRAGFRQLPLDRELMNTMRAKVKSGYKNDFLVDEDGNWVLQGWKGRILMALSCWVPQDS